One window from the genome of Deinococcus sp. NW-56 encodes:
- a CDS encoding cytochrome c oxidase subunit II, with protein sequence MARAPVPSPRLEHHTLERYENIWFGIAVVMVLLLFVSAIASFISGTYTVIEGTGGGGHHITGVDNGRLDPRNLAATPFGEPGLRENPDGTLEAFVVARAFAFQPAALRVPAGRPVTIHITSADVMHGYQVEGTNINATAIPGQVASFTTTFRRPGTLSLICNEYCGTGHHNMINTVIVEAPQTQARTQDGTE encoded by the coding sequence ATGGCCCGCGCCCCTGTTCCCTCCCCCCGGCTCGAACACCACACCCTGGAGCGCTACGAGAACATCTGGTTCGGCATTGCCGTCGTGATGGTGCTGCTGCTCTTTGTCTCGGCCATCGCCAGCTTTATCAGCGGCACCTACACCGTCATCGAGGGCACCGGCGGCGGCGGCCACCACATCACCGGGGTGGACAATGGCCGCCTCGACCCGCGTAACCTCGCCGCTACGCCCTTCGGCGAGCCGGGCCTGCGCGAGAACCCCGACGGCACGCTCGAAGCCTTTGTGGTCGCCCGCGCCTTCGCCTTCCAGCCCGCCGCGCTGCGCGTGCCCGCCGGACGCCCGGTGACCATCCACATCACCTCCGCCGACGTGATGCACGGTTATCAGGTCGAAGGCACCAACATCAACGCGACCGCGATTCCGGGGCAGGTGGCGAGCTTCACCACGACCTTCCGGCGCCCCGGCACCCTCAGCCTGATCTGCAACGAGTACTGCGGCACCGGCCACCACAACATGATCAACACGGTGATCGTGGAGGCACCCCAGACCCAGGCCCGAACCCAGGACGGAACGGAGTAA
- a CDS encoding CBS domain-containing protein, with protein MLVSELMAHPPVCAAPDLSVPDAAHLLRQHGIRRLPVVDGGALVGIVTDRDLRETMPGRVTTLSMWEATTQLAGIRVSDVMRRSVITTTPGADARDVARTLLQRRIGGMPVVGERGEVVGMVTVTDLLRDYAATSPARTQEQTA; from the coding sequence TTGCTTGTTTCGGAACTGATGGCCCATCCCCCCGTTTGCGCCGCGCCGGACCTGAGTGTTCCGGACGCGGCCCACCTCCTTCGCCAGCACGGGATTCGCCGCCTGCCCGTGGTGGACGGCGGGGCGCTGGTCGGCATCGTGACCGACCGCGACCTGCGCGAGACCATGCCCGGCCGCGTGACCACCCTGAGCATGTGGGAAGCGACCACCCAGCTTGCCGGGATTCGCGTCTCCGACGTGATGCGCCGCAGCGTGATCACCACCACCCCAGGCGCCGATGCCCGCGACGTGGCCCGCACCCTGCTGCAGCGGCGGATCGGCGGCATGCCGGTGGTGGGGGAGCGCGGCGAGGTGGTCGGCATGGTCACCGTGACCGACCTGCTGCGCGACTACGCCGCAACCTCCCCGGCCCGTACCCAGGAGCAAACTGCATGA